TGGTTTTGGCATGACGTACGCGGTCTTTACTCCGGCCTTTGCGAGATCCTCATAATCAACAGGAGCCTGACAGACAATAACTGCATTAACGTTGCATTCCTGCAGGATCTTTCTTGATTTGTGGACCACGTGAGACCGTATGTTTCCGTGGTGAAGAACCGCCACTTTGTGGCGTTCTATCTGTTCTATCTCGCGATCGAGAATTCCGAAATTTGAGCCGAGTGATACCCCGCCGATATCCGCATCAGGTGGAACACCGCTGCCTGCGTTCAGCACCAAGGTACTTACGCTGTATTCGATCCCCTGCTGCCGTAGTGCTGACGTAATATCGCAGACAGGTTTAGTAATATGTCTCCGACCGGGAGACATGCCCACGATTATGACATCAGGATTTTTACATTCAGAGATGGTTCCCCTCTGGGCAAGAGATCCCCCCTTACCCATACCCATACTCTGTCTGCAGTCGACGAGTTGTGTTACACGACCAAGCGGCATTATTATTTAGTTCCCTGAAGGATGATAGGGCGCTGTTTGCTTTTTGGATCGCTCATTCCAAGAATTCGTTTATCATCGACAATGCCGTATTTGGCATAGTCGGTGGTCGTCATATTCGACCGCATGTAGGTACCCTCGGTAATCCCATACGGGAATTTATCAGCGAAGACCTCATCGCATGCCGCCTTGACAAGCGGAATCACAGAAGCATCGTCCAATTCAAGAAGAATTGCACCGACCTGAACGTGGAGAAGATAATCTTCGCCGCAGACCTTTATGATACGCCGATGTGTGTTATCATTGATCTCACCTCTGGCAGGACCGTAAGGTACGATAGCCGGAAGGTTTGGACCATTCAGCACAAGTCGGCGTATCCCATCTATTGTGTAGATTTTATCGAGAAGAATCTCAGTGGTCTCCGGATTCAGGAATCTTGTGGGGACGATTCTTAGTTGTGGGTATGTTGTTTCTGTCATTCTATTTCCTTTCCGCCTAAGCGGAAATCAGTACAGGCTTAAACTGTTTTTGCAATTGCCTGGAGTGGGCGGGCGAACTCGTCAATCTGACCGAAGGTATCACCGTAAACTTTTGCGGTTCCTTCTGGAGAGAACATCTGAGTGCCTGCATCAAGTGCACATGCTGCAACGATACAAGGCATACCAACACCTGCTGCGTGACGGGTAACGACGTGGTTTCCGTTGAAGATACCAGGTCCTCCACCACCGTAGATGGAGTGGCTGAAGAAGGAGAAACCGACTGCAACACCCATTGTTCTTCCGAAGTCAGATCCCGGAAGTCCGGTTTCGTGTTCAATAAGATCGTTGAAGTACAGTAAGGTTGATGATACTGCCTGAGCGAAACGTCCGGCACCACAGTTGACCATGGTTGCTGCAAGAGTTCCGGCAGAGGTGTAAGCGTTCCAGAGCATCGGATCTTTGGTCTCGTAGGGTTTGAAGTATCCACCCTTTGCGGCTGCGCCCTGTTTGATGACTTTGTCTTCAATTGCACGCTCGACTAAGGACTGAACAACAGTACCGACGGTACCTGTCTGACCATTTGCTTTTACAAGGTCGTAGACAAGGTTGTTGGCGTTCAGACCCTGGTAGGCGAGCAGTAAAAGCTGTGCACGCTCGAACGGACCGATTGCACTGCCCATTTCGAACTCTCCTGCCTGTTCAAATACTGCAGTGAGTGCTGCACCCTGCATTGCATTCTTGTGCGTGATCATAACAGACTGGTTTGCCGGAATGTTACGAAGTGCGTATCCAAGGGATTCGTTGTTCTGCGGGATGGACATGATCATGGAGCAAGCTCCGCCTGTCATATCCATAGTGACTGGGTAGGTACCAAATGCTGCTGCCTTGACAGTGTTTGCGTTGAACATGTCAACGTTGAACTGCTCGACAACCGCATAGGTCGTTGCTGCTGCTACAGAGGTCAGTGCTGCATCGTAAGTTGCTGCCGCTGTAATACGTGAGGACGGAACCTTAACTAATAAAAGTTTTCCGCCGTTGTAACGTTTGACCTCGGTGTCGTCGCCTGCTTCAACCGAAACGTACTCTTTGATTTTTGCTTCGATAGCGTCGATGTTTCCAACGATATCAAGGTTAAGTTCACGACCAAGGATCTGCTGGTGCTTACCGATCTTACCGGTTTTTAATGCATCCTGCATTCCGCCAAGGTTGACTGCAACAGTTCTCTTGGTATCGTCGATGATTTTCTTGATTGCCGGGTTAACCAGCGGGCTGATCCTTTCGAGTGCGACATTGCTCTTTAAGAGTTTGCCGTTGTCATCGTAAAGGTCAATTACATCTTTGTATTTTGCCATAATTTTTCCTCGTTTGTTAAAGGTGATTCGTTTGGCTGTTTTACCGTTACTTTTCCTGAAAATTGCTGCTTGTTGCTGATAGAATCACTGATGGTTAGTGACGGTTACTTTTTCACGTCCACGGCCGGGTTTTTGCAAACCAAGTGGCCAGGCAGATATGCATAGCTATCACATCCGCCCCCTCTCGGGACATTTACACTGTATCTTTGTGTCGGGATATAAGTATTATCTTTAGAAGAGAGAAGGAGAGCCATATTGTCTATTACCATTATTCAAACGATTTTTGGCATTCTGGATAGAGTAATTGGGTATTTCCCCTGATTGCCACAATTTGAATGCGTTATAAATAACATTTGTAATACTTTATTTGCTTATAAAATATGCTGCGTGTTACTTTGGCATGCGCCCTTGTATTTTTCAAAAATGAACATTCCGTCTGATAGCGCCAGACGATTTTTTTATTCCCCGCATCCTATCATACTAGTACAATGATAAGGTTTGCAGTAATTGGACACAAAGCGGTTACAACGCCGGATTTCTCTCTAAATGATATGCCGGGAGGAGCAGGACGAATGGACGTTTTATGCAGATGCATCAACGCCTCATTTTTTCTGAGTCACGACCTCCGGCGAAACACCGAATGTTTTCTTATCCTGAAAGGAGGAGAACAGGCAGATCCTGCGAATACGATCACACTCCGGTTCTCCGGAGATAAAATCAAATCCCTCAACCCCGACGAACGAAGTGCCGGTGCACTGATCAAAAAAGCACTCGTTACTATACCAGAGGAAGAATACCAAAGAGCAGCTCCGGGAATATCCATCAGAAAAAACGGCCTTTCCAAACTGCTCGAGGAACACCGGTTTGCAGTTCTTGATGAAAACGGAGAGGATATTCGAACAGCAGAAATCCTGCCAGAAAATTTCATATTAAGCGACCACCAGAACTTCACTGAAGAAGAGATGGAACTTATCAAAGACCTGCCAAAATACTCAGTCGGCCCCCGCATCCTCCATGCAGATCACACGATCACCGTAATCCTAAACGAGTTCGACCGTCGAGGAGAGCAAGCCTAAATGGTTTCCCATCCAATAATAATGCATCAAATGCTTGAACTCGTCAACACCATATTAGAGTACGGCGATATCTGTGATCACTGCCTTGGACGGTTGTTCGCAAAAAAATCATTCGGACTCACCAACGAAGAACGGGGACGTTCACTGAGAATAGCCCATGCTCTCGCATATAATATCCCCTACAAACCATACGAAAAAGGAACCTGCTGGGTCTGTAACGACTTATTCGATACCATTCCCTACTGGGCAGAAAAAGCAGCAGCTACCATACAAGGCATCGAACACGGAACATTCGTGATAGGCACCCGTGTCCCCCCGATGATGGCAGAATCAGAAGAGATGCTCTGGTCAGATCTTTCTCTCGAAAATCCTGAACCCCTGAAATCCGAGATGAACCGTGAAGTGGGAAAAGCAGTTTCTGCTCTTACCGGCAAACACGGTAATCCAAAAAATCCCGAAGTCACCATCGTCCTGAATATCGCAGATGACTGTGTTGAAATCCAAATCGCCTCCATATACTTCTACGGCAGATATCTGAAATATGAACGCGGGATCCCGCAAACTCACTGGGATTGCCGCGCATGCAAAGGAAGAGGCTGTGAAATTTGCAACTTTACTGGCAAACAATACCCCACATCAGTGGAAGAACTCATTGCAGAAGTCCCAAAACAGATTTTCGCTAGTGACTGCGGGGTTCTTCACGGAGCAGGAAGAGAAGATATTGATGCCGTGATGATCGGGACCGGAAGACCCTTCGTAATGGAGATGCAGAACCCGAAAAAGCGGACATATGATTTAAAAGAGCTTGAAAAAGCGATTAATGCATCTGCCAACCCTCGTGTAGGGGTTGTCCTGGAAAGCTGGTCTGACAAAAAGACCGTGGAAATGCTTAAATCAAACAAAGGGCATAAGACATACAGGATTCTAGTCTCAATAGATGACCGTATCTCTCTGGAAACTGTTCAGAATGCTGTATCCATGCTCAAAGGAGCCTGGATCGACCAGCGCACGCCTGAACGGGTCTCGCACCGACGTGCAGATCTCATTCGAAAGAGACAGGTCATTGACATAGGAGTTCTTGGTGTGGAGGATGGTCTTTACCGGCTCGAAGTGCTTGGTGAAGGCGGCCTCTACATCAAAGAGCTCGTATCAGGAGACGGGGGCAGAACGACTCCCAGTCTTGCTGAAATCCTCGCCGTACCCGCCAAAGTCGTCGAATTAGACGTGGTGCAGGTCGACGGATTACCAAATATTGGAGATGAGTAAACATGGCAAAGCACAATGGAATTAAAAAGCGAACAAGATATAAGTTACAGAAAACCCTGCGTACCCGCGGTATGCCCAATGTGACCAAGGTCATTCAGAACTTCGAAGAAGGACAGAAAGTTCACCTTGTCTTAGACTCAAGCGTTCAGAAAGGACAGCCCCACCCGAGATTCCACGGTAAGACCGGAACAATCGTCGGCAAGAGAGGCAGAGCCTGGCTCCTTGAGATCAAAGACGGCAATGCAACGAAGACAGTCATTGCACGACCACAGCACCTCACGGCGCAGAAATATAATTAACCCCCAAATACTTATTTTACATTTATCAGGAGTCTCGCATGAAAGTAAAGAAAGTTATCAGTGAAGATATGATGACCCTTCCAGAGCTGCGCGAAGAGCTTATAGCGATCCGCGAAAAACGTTCCGGTGGAGAAATGGGTGACGATCCCGCCCGAAGCATATCATACGAACTGCGTAAGAGTATTGACCATGCAGACATTCTCAGTAAATCCAGTGTTGAAACGGCAAAGTCCATCCTTTCTGACCTTGTATCCATGGAGAAAACAAAGCCGGAGATTGCCTGCAGGATAGTAAACATCATGCCGCAGAGCCGCGATGAGATCCGGGCAATCTACGCTAAAGAGCGGTTTACTCTTCTCCCCGAAGACTTAGATCAGATTCTTGACACTCTGCATAAATACGAGTGAGTGGTAGATATGCCGCCAAAGACTGAGAGGACCGATAAAAAGGAAGTCGAAGCTATCGTGCTGGATTATCTCCAATGGGGATATGCAAGCGACAGACGTCCTTTGAATCAGCGGGAATCGATTATTCTCGCAGTAGGCACTGACCAGTTCAAACTCCTCGAACTTATCGCAAAGAAAGATGTTGCGATCAATCTGCACGATAAAGTCTACATCGGCGAAGATGAGAGGAAACATGTCGAGCGGGTAAAACGCCGTTTGTCCTACGACGAACTGACCCCGACCGCAAAAGGCGAGCTTGAGCCGGTAGTTGAGAAAATTATTTCCAAGTCTGAACAACGGTTCGTGGAGTTTTACAACACTGCGGTTCCGATCAGTCTCAAGATGCACATGTTAAACCTCCTTCCGGGATTCGGCAAAAAAACACTGATCGACACCCTGGAAGAAAGACACAAAAAACCGTTTGAAAGCTTCGAGGATATCCGTAACCGGGTGAAAACACTCCAGAAACCGGAGAAGTTTATCCGTGAGAGGATCATGCTTGAACTCGAGAATCCGGAAGAGAAATATCATCTCTTTACCTCTAAATAATCTTTTTTTATGAAAGCGCCAAAGGATCAGCATTTTCTGATTGATACAGACGCCGTTGATTTTATTGCCGATTCAGTCCCGATCCAAGGACGGAATGTGCTTGAAGTCGGACCAGGCGGAGGAGTACTGACTGTAGCACTTCTCGAACGCGGAGCAAATGTCAGAGCAGTTGAACTGGATGGGACCCTTGTACCAAACCTTGAACAGCGGTTCAAAGATGAACTTGCTTCAGGTCAGCTGACTATAACCCGGGGCGATGCTTCCAGAGTG
The sequence above is a segment of the Methanocorpusculum sp. genome. Coding sequences within it:
- the mcrC gene encoding methyl-coenzyme M reductase I operon protein C, which codes for MPLGRVTQLVDCRQSMGMGKGGSLAQRGTISECKNPDVIIVGMSPGRRHITKPVCDITSALRQQGIEYSVSTLVLNAGSGVPPDADIGGVSLGSNFGILDREIEQIERHKVAVLHHGNIRSHVVHKSRKILQECNVNAVIVCQAPVDYEDLAKAGVKTAYVMPKPDDVRTKGTVMGLVTGITRGQTPSRVAMSDVIHEVLRIIKSTN
- the mcrD gene encoding methyl-coenzyme M reductase operon protein D is translated as MTETTYPQLRIVPTRFLNPETTEILLDKIYTIDGIRRLVLNGPNLPAIVPYGPARGEINDNTHRRIIKVCGEDYLLHVQVGAILLELDDASVIPLVKAACDEVFADKFPYGITEGTYMRSNMTTTDYAKYGIVDDKRILGMSDPKSKQRPIILQGTK
- the mcrB gene encoding coenzyme-B sulfoethylthiotransferase subunit beta, whose protein sequence is MAKYKDVIDLYDDNGKLLKSNVALERISPLVNPAIKKIIDDTKRTVAVNLGGMQDALKTGKIGKHQQILGRELNLDIVGNIDAIEAKIKEYVSVEAGDDTEVKRYNGGKLLLVKVPSSRITAAATYDAALTSVAAATTYAVVEQFNVDMFNANTVKAAAFGTYPVTMDMTGGACSMIMSIPQNNESLGYALRNIPANQSVMITHKNAMQGAALTAVFEQAGEFEMGSAIGPFERAQLLLLAYQGLNANNLVYDLVKANGQTGTVGTVVQSLVERAIEDKVIKQGAAAKGGYFKPYETKDPMLWNAYTSAGTLAATMVNCGAGRFAQAVSSTLLYFNDLIEHETGLPGSDFGRTMGVAVGFSFFSHSIYGGGGPGIFNGNHVVTRHAAGVGMPCIVAACALDAGTQMFSPEGTAKVYGDTFGQIDEFARPLQAIAKTV
- the trmY gene encoding tRNA (pseudouridine(54)-N(1))-methyltransferase TrmY, whose protein sequence is MIRFAVIGHKAVTTPDFSLNDMPGGAGRMDVLCRCINASFFLSHDLRRNTECFLILKGGEQADPANTITLRFSGDKIKSLNPDERSAGALIKKALVTIPEEEYQRAAPGISIRKNGLSKLLEEHRFAVLDENGEDIRTAEILPENFILSDHQNFTEEEMELIKDLPKYSVGPRILHADHTITVILNEFDRRGEQA
- a CDS encoding tRNA pseudouridine(54/55) synthase Pus10, with protein sequence MLELVNTILEYGDICDHCLGRLFAKKSFGLTNEERGRSLRIAHALAYNIPYKPYEKGTCWVCNDLFDTIPYWAEKAAATIQGIEHGTFVIGTRVPPMMAESEEMLWSDLSLENPEPLKSEMNREVGKAVSALTGKHGNPKNPEVTIVLNIADDCVEIQIASIYFYGRYLKYERGIPQTHWDCRACKGRGCEICNFTGKQYPTSVEELIAEVPKQIFASDCGVLHGAGREDIDAVMIGTGRPFVMEMQNPKKRTYDLKELEKAINASANPRVGVVLESWSDKKTVEMLKSNKGHKTYRILVSIDDRISLETVQNAVSMLKGAWIDQRTPERVSHRRADLIRKRQVIDIGVLGVEDGLYRLEVLGEGGLYIKELVSGDGGRTTPSLAEILAVPAKVVELDVVQVDGLPNIGDE
- a CDS encoding 50S ribosomal protein L21e; its protein translation is MAKHNGIKKRTRYKLQKTLRTRGMPNVTKVIQNFEEGQKVHLVLDSSVQKGQPHPRFHGKTGTIVGKRGRAWLLEIKDGNATKTVIARPQHLTAQKYN
- a CDS encoding RNA polymerase Rpb4 family protein, coding for MKVKKVISEDMMTLPELREELIAIREKRSGGEMGDDPARSISYELRKSIDHADILSKSSVETAKSILSDLVSMEKTKPEIACRIVNIMPQSRDEIRAIYAKERFTLLPEDLDQILDTLHKYE
- a CDS encoding DUF655 domain-containing protein, whose protein sequence is MPPKTERTDKKEVEAIVLDYLQWGYASDRRPLNQRESIILAVGTDQFKLLELIAKKDVAINLHDKVYIGEDERKHVERVKRRLSYDELTPTAKGELEPVVEKIISKSEQRFVEFYNTAVPISLKMHMLNLLPGFGKKTLIDTLEERHKKPFESFEDIRNRVKTLQKPEKFIRERIMLELENPEEKYHLFTSK